In Leisingera sp. NJS204, the following are encoded in one genomic region:
- a CDS encoding TIGR02302 family protein: MSLFRRDDRQADPVLKRLRWPVLLTQASLVAERAMRAFWPLASVLMTGLAALMLGLHLLLPETAVWAGSIVIVVSAAAAAGWGAWRFSWPARGEALARLDETLPGRPVAAMLDTQAAGAEDAASIALWNAHQRRMAEAAAQARAPAPDLNVAAADPYALRYIAGLFLAVALLFGSIWQAVSIKELGAESATVLSGPAWEGWAEPPAYTRLPVLYLNDQAGGILKLPEGSRVTLRFYGEAGALNLTQSVTGQSTEQPPDLDGAIEFDVIRSGSVSIDGSGGRSWQVEVIPDHPPKVAVAGQPELENDGYTTLAFAARDDYGVAAGQVRIALDLAAVERRHGLAAEPDPREALVLDLPLPLSGSRKEFTEKLIEDFARHAWANLPVVFTFSAVDEAGQSAAAAGFGTELVTRRFFDPLAAAVIEQRRDLLWSRANAPRVAQILRTLSHRPEDLFRDYGGYLRLRTILRRLESYTVQGSIPEPQQAEITAALWDLAIQLEEGDVGDALERMQRAQERLSQAMRDGASDQEIAQLMQELREATQDYMRQLSRQAEANGEVMEPGEMPEDMMTLSQDDLQAMMDRIQELMEQGRMAEAEQALREFQEMMENMRMTRAQQGQGQGDEGRQAMEGLGETLREQQGLSDQAFRDLQEQFNPGARSGESQGNEGRDGGLGRGQSHQGGQGGDSGQDGQGSDGADSRNPEGSGPDGREQPGAAGSLADRQQALRRQLQRQQEGLPYLDGEAGDAAREALDRAGRAMEGAEDALRGGDMAEAIDQQSEAMEALREGMRNLGEALAQREDGQRNGQGQPSATAEGERLDPLGRSNGSVDDGGKVGEGNAYRRAWNLLEDIRRRAGERERSERERNYLQRLLDRF, translated from the coding sequence ATGTCCTTGTTCCGCCGAGATGACCGGCAGGCCGATCCGGTCCTGAAACGCCTGCGCTGGCCTGTACTGCTGACGCAGGCCTCACTTGTGGCCGAACGTGCGATGCGGGCCTTCTGGCCGCTGGCCTCGGTGCTGATGACGGGGCTGGCGGCGCTGATGCTGGGCTTGCATTTGCTGCTTCCGGAAACAGCGGTTTGGGCTGGTTCAATTGTTATTGTTGTGAGTGCCGCAGCTGCCGCGGGCTGGGGCGCCTGGAGGTTCAGCTGGCCAGCCCGGGGCGAGGCTTTGGCGCGTCTGGACGAAACCCTGCCGGGGCGGCCGGTTGCAGCGATGCTGGACACCCAGGCTGCCGGGGCAGAGGATGCCGCCTCGATCGCCTTGTGGAACGCGCATCAGCGCCGGATGGCTGAGGCCGCGGCACAGGCACGGGCGCCTGCACCGGATCTGAACGTTGCCGCAGCGGACCCTTACGCGTTGCGGTACATTGCGGGGCTGTTTCTGGCGGTGGCGCTGCTGTTCGGCTCGATCTGGCAAGCAGTGTCGATCAAGGAGCTGGGAGCGGAGAGCGCAACCGTCCTCAGCGGACCGGCCTGGGAAGGCTGGGCAGAGCCGCCCGCCTATACCCGCCTGCCGGTTCTGTATTTGAACGATCAAGCCGGAGGCATCTTGAAACTGCCGGAAGGCAGCCGCGTCACCCTGCGGTTCTATGGCGAGGCGGGGGCGCTAAACCTGACGCAGAGCGTCACAGGCCAAAGCACAGAACAGCCGCCGGACTTGGACGGTGCGATCGAATTCGATGTCATCCGCAGCGGCTCAGTTTCAATTGATGGCTCCGGCGGACGCAGCTGGCAGGTGGAGGTGATCCCGGATCATCCGCCCAAAGTCGCGGTTGCGGGCCAGCCGGAGCTGGAAAACGACGGCTACACAACGCTGGCCTTTGCGGCTCGCGATGACTATGGCGTCGCCGCGGGTCAGGTCCGGATTGCACTGGATCTGGCAGCGGTGGAGCGGCGCCACGGCCTGGCCGCAGAACCCGACCCGCGCGAGGCGCTGGTGCTGGATCTGCCGCTGCCGTTGTCAGGCTCGCGCAAGGAATTCACCGAAAAACTGATCGAGGATTTCGCCCGGCACGCTTGGGCCAACCTGCCGGTGGTCTTTACCTTTTCGGCGGTGGATGAGGCCGGACAATCGGCCGCAGCGGCGGGCTTTGGCACCGAGCTTGTCACCCGCCGTTTCTTTGATCCGCTGGCGGCTGCGGTGATCGAGCAGCGCCGGGATCTGCTGTGGTCGCGCGCAAATGCGCCGCGGGTGGCGCAAATCCTGCGCACCCTGTCGCACCGCCCCGAAGACCTGTTCCGCGACTATGGCGGTTACCTGCGGCTGCGCACCATCCTGCGGCGGCTTGAAAGCTATACCGTGCAGGGCAGCATTCCCGAGCCGCAACAGGCGGAAATAACCGCGGCGCTGTGGGATCTTGCGATCCAGCTGGAAGAGGGCGACGTGGGCGATGCGCTGGAACGGATGCAGCGGGCGCAGGAACGGCTGAGCCAGGCCATGCGCGACGGTGCCAGCGATCAGGAAATCGCCCAATTGATGCAGGAGCTGCGCGAGGCGACCCAGGACTATATGCGCCAGCTGAGCCGGCAGGCAGAGGCGAACGGCGAGGTGATGGAGCCGGGCGAGATGCCCGAGGACATGATGACCCTCAGCCAGGATGACCTGCAAGCGATGATGGACCGCATCCAGGAGCTGATGGAGCAGGGCCGCATGGCCGAAGCCGAGCAGGCGCTGCGCGAGTTTCAGGAAATGATGGAAAACATGCGGATGACCCGCGCGCAGCAGGGGCAGGGCCAGGGCGACGAGGGCCGCCAGGCGATGGAGGGGCTTGGCGAAACCCTGCGGGAGCAGCAGGGGCTTTCCGATCAGGCCTTCCGCGACCTGCAGGAACAGTTCAACCCCGGCGCCCGCAGCGGCGAGAGCCAGGGCAACGAAGGCCGTGACGGCGGTCTGGGCCGCGGCCAGAGCCATCAGGGCGGGCAGGGCGGTGACAGCGGCCAGGACGGGCAGGGCAGCGACGGCGCCGACAGCCGCAATCCCGAAGGTTCCGGCCCTGATGGCCGCGAGCAGCCGGGCGCGGCCGGCTCGCTTGCTGACCGCCAGCAGGCCCTGCGCCGGCAATTGCAGCGCCAGCAGGAGGGATTGCCCTATCTGGACGGTGAGGCCGGCGACGCCGCCCGCGAAGCCCTGGACCGGGCGGGCCGGGCGATGGAGGGCGCTGAGGACGCGCTGCGCGGCGGTGATATGGCCGAAGCGATTGACCAGCAGTCCGAGGCGATGGAAGCACTGCGCGAAGGCATGCGCAACCTAGGCGAAGCACTGGCACAGCGCGAAGACGGCCAGCGCAATGGCCAGGGGCAGCCTTCGGCCACGGCTGAGGGCGAGCGGCTGGACCCGCTGGGCCGCAGCAATGGATCGGTGGACGATGGCGGCAAGGTGGGAGAGGGCAATGCCTATCGCCGTGCCTGGAACCTGCTGGAGGACATCCGCCGCCGGGCAGGAGAGCGTGAGCGCAGCGAGCGGGAGCGCAATTACCTGCAACGGCTGCTGGACAGGTTCTGA
- a CDS encoding zinc-ribbon domain-containing protein, which yields MRLTCPNCAAQYEVPEDVIPDEGRDVQCSNCGQTWFQAAAGAVAARTAGQDAPDTGANGEALSQAAEHPEPDMPGDVPGETPDQSTGEIPDAAPAPVPEPQDPAEPAAGAPETRAEDDPDGQPGAHETEAADEEPAAAPAPQRTRALDPALSDILREEAEREASLRAAEGHSLETQPDLGLEEATTPEDEAARRSRQARDRMARIRGEDPRQLAAAETGSRKELLPDIEEINSTLRSAGSAAPAPQATSEEPPVRRKSSFARGFSLSVIAALMLVMVYDNAPLISEKLPQADPALSSYVGWVDQMRLWLDGQVRSLTSTQ from the coding sequence ATGCGCCTGACCTGCCCGAATTGTGCAGCCCAGTACGAAGTTCCCGAGGACGTGATCCCCGACGAAGGCCGGGATGTGCAGTGTTCCAATTGCGGCCAGACCTGGTTTCAGGCGGCAGCGGGGGCTGTTGCAGCACGCACCGCTGGGCAAGACGCGCCGGACACGGGCGCAAACGGCGAAGCACTTTCGCAAGCAGCAGAACACCCTGAGCCGGACATGCCCGGAGACGTCCCAGGCGAAACCCCGGACCAATCCACAGGTGAAATCCCGGACGCCGCCCCTGCACCTGTTCCGGAGCCGCAGGATCCGGCGGAGCCAGCAGCCGGCGCACCGGAGACCCGCGCAGAGGATGATCCGGACGGCCAGCCGGGTGCGCATGAAACGGAGGCCGCGGACGAGGAGCCCGCGGCGGCACCAGCACCGCAACGGACCCGTGCTCTGGATCCTGCCTTGTCCGATATCCTGCGCGAGGAGGCCGAGCGCGAAGCCTCGCTGCGGGCGGCAGAGGGCCACAGCCTGGAAACGCAGCCTGATCTGGGCCTCGAAGAAGCCACAACGCCGGAAGACGAGGCCGCCCGCCGCAGCCGCCAGGCCCGCGACCGGATGGCCCGTATCCGCGGTGAAGACCCGCGCCAGCTGGCCGCAGCTGAAACCGGCTCGCGCAAGGAATTGCTGCCGGATATCGAAGAAATCAATTCAACTTTGCGCTCTGCAGGCAGTGCGGCCCCTGCACCGCAGGCCACCTCGGAAGAACCGCCGGTGCGGCGCAAAAGCAGCTTTGCCCGCGGGTTTTCACTGTCGGTGATTGCCGCATTGATGCTGGTCATGGTCTATGACAACGCGCCGCTGATCTCGGAAAAACTGCCGCAAGCGGATCCGGCACTCAGCAGTTATGTCGGCTGGGTGGATCAGATGCGGCTGTGGCTGGATGGCCAGGTCAGATCCCTGACCAGCACCCAGTAA
- the lysA gene encoding diaminopimelate decarboxylase → MDHFLYRDGALFAEDVPISEIAAAVGTPFYVYSTATLLRHFRLFDEALEGTEHLVCYAMKAASNQAILKTLAGAGAGMDVVSQGEYLRAKAAGVPGDRIVFSGVGKTAEEIRVALTGDIRQFNVESEPEMEVISAVALELGLVAPITIRVNPDVDAKTHAKIATGKSENKFGIPIARARDVYARAAALPGLDVVGIDVHIGSQLTDLEPFRLAYQKVAELTQILRSEGHNIRRLDLGGGLGIPYERSNSAPPLPVEYGRMVKETLGHLGCEIEIEPGRLIAGNAGQLVSKVIYVKSGEGRDFLILDAAMNDLIRPAMYEAHHDIVPVQEAAPGAESQPYDIVGPVCETGDTFAKQRDLPPLAAGDLVSFRSAGAYGAVMASEYNSRPLIPEVLVHGDQFAVIRRRPDYEEMINRDTIPEWL, encoded by the coding sequence ATGGATCATTTTCTCTACCGCGACGGCGCGCTTTTCGCCGAAGACGTTCCCATCTCCGAGATCGCCGCGGCGGTGGGCACTCCGTTCTATGTCTATTCCACCGCAACTCTGCTGCGCCACTTCCGCCTGTTTGACGAGGCGCTGGAGGGCACTGAGCACTTGGTCTGCTATGCGATGAAGGCCGCCAGCAATCAGGCGATCCTTAAAACTTTGGCCGGGGCCGGGGCGGGCATGGATGTGGTCAGCCAGGGCGAATACCTGCGGGCCAAGGCCGCAGGGGTTCCGGGGGACAGGATTGTTTTTTCCGGCGTCGGCAAGACGGCAGAGGAAATCCGGGTGGCCCTGACCGGCGACATCCGCCAGTTCAACGTCGAATCTGAGCCGGAAATGGAAGTGATCAGTGCCGTGGCGCTGGAGCTGGGCCTTGTTGCCCCCATCACCATCCGGGTCAACCCGGATGTGGACGCCAAGACCCATGCCAAAATCGCCACCGGCAAATCCGAGAATAAATTCGGCATCCCGATTGCCCGGGCGCGGGACGTCTATGCCCGCGCCGCTGCCTTGCCAGGGTTGGATGTGGTCGGGATTGACGTTCACATCGGTTCGCAGCTGACCGATCTGGAACCGTTCCGGCTTGCCTATCAAAAGGTGGCGGAGCTAACGCAGATCCTGCGCAGCGAAGGCCACAACATCCGCCGCCTTGATCTGGGCGGCGGTCTTGGCATTCCCTATGAGCGCTCCAATTCCGCGCCGCCCTTGCCGGTGGAATACGGCCGGATGGTCAAGGAGACGCTGGGCCATCTGGGCTGCGAAATCGAGATTGAGCCGGGGCGGCTGATTGCCGGCAACGCGGGCCAGCTGGTGTCCAAGGTGATCTATGTGAAATCGGGCGAAGGCCGTGATTTCCTGATCCTGGATGCTGCGATGAACGACCTGATCCGCCCGGCGATGTATGAGGCGCATCACGATATCGTGCCGGTGCAGGAGGCTGCGCCAGGTGCCGAGAGCCAGCCATATGACATTGTCGGGCCTGTTTGCGAAACCGGCGATACCTTTGCCAAGCAGCGCGACCTGCCGCCCCTGGCGGCGGGCGATCTGGTTTCTTTCCGCAGTGCCGGTGCTTACGGCGCGGTGATGGCGAGCGAGTACAATTCGCGCCCGCTGATCCCCGAAGTGCTTGTGCATGGGGATCAATTTGCGGTTATTCGCCGGCGGCCGGACTATGAAGAGATGATAAACCGCGATACCATTCCGGAGTGGCTCTGA